The Narcine bancroftii isolate sNarBan1 chromosome 6, sNarBan1.hap1, whole genome shotgun sequence genome window below encodes:
- the LOC138736429 gene encoding histone H2B 1/2-like, which yields MPGSKAAPKKGAKKAVSKPTGKGGKRRRKSRKESFAIYIYKVLKQVYPDTGVSSKAMSIMNSFVSDIFERMAGEASRLAHYNKRSTIISWEIQTAMRLVLPGELAKHAVSEGTKAVTKYTSSK from the coding sequence ATGCCTGGATCGAAAGCAGCGCCCAAGAAGGGCGCCAAGAAAGCGGTGTCCAAGCCAACTGGCAAAGGCGGCAAGAGGCGCAGAAAGTCGAGGAAGGAGAGTTTTGCCATCTACATCTACAAAGTGTTGAAGCAGGTTTACCCTGACACTGGGGTCTCCTCCAAGGCCATGAGCATCATGAACTCGTTCGTCAGCGATATTTTCGAACGCATGGCGGGCGAAGCTTCCCGCCTGGCCCATTACAACAAGAGATCGACCATCATCTCCTGGGAGATCCAGACTGCCATGCGTCTGGTGCTGCCTGGCGAGTTGGCCAAACACGCCGTGTCAGAGGGGACAAAGGCGGTGACCAAGTACACCAGCTCCAAGTAA